In Suttonella indologenes, one genomic interval encodes:
- a CDS encoding YicC/YloC family endoribonuclease, with amino-acid sequence MKLPAKTCTVGFLQLRPKDYVVRMSMTAFAGSEGSFADFSYSIEIKTVNHRFLEVQVKLPEGMRSIENIIRQKFQQALYRGKVDIWIGVKRLQAGREVSLNPSIMKRWLLAFSDSGVMQSLGKPDWQTMLNLPGVLVESAVDQEELNQAILESLDTAIANLLEMRQREGEQIKQVLLEQLEQIEQQMQTIDAAVPQIERQRREQLQEKIAALQMEINQDRLEQEIVFMLNKSDIREEIDRIRFHIQEARQSLNEQSAIGRKMDFLMQEFNREANTLSAKAGDNLLSKAAVDLKVIIEQMREQVQNLE; translated from the coding sequence ATGAAATTGCCTGCAAAAACGTGTACAGTGGGCTTTTTGCAGCTAAGACCAAAGGATTATGTCGTGAGAATGAGTATGACCGCATTTGCGGGGAGCGAAGGAAGTTTTGCGGATTTTTCTTACTCGATTGAAATTAAAACGGTGAATCATCGTTTTTTGGAAGTGCAGGTCAAATTGCCCGAGGGAATGCGCAGCATTGAAAACATTATCCGCCAAAAATTTCAGCAAGCCTTGTATCGCGGCAAAGTGGATATTTGGATTGGCGTGAAGCGGCTGCAGGCCGGTCGGGAAGTGAGCTTGAACCCGTCGATTATGAAACGCTGGTTATTAGCTTTCTCCGACAGCGGCGTGATGCAGTCGCTAGGCAAACCTGATTGGCAGACGATGCTGAATTTGCCCGGCGTATTGGTCGAATCGGCGGTTGACCAAGAGGAGCTGAATCAGGCGATTTTGGAATCTTTAGATACCGCGATTGCCAATTTATTGGAGATGCGCCAGCGCGAAGGCGAACAAATCAAGCAGGTGTTATTAGAGCAATTGGAGCAGATTGAACAGCAGATGCAGACAATTGATGCCGCAGTGCCGCAGATTGAACGGCAGCGCCGCGAGCAATTGCAGGAGAAAATCGCCGCTTTGCAGATGGAAATAAATCAAGACCGGCTTGAGCAAGAGATTGTTTTTATGCTGAATAAAAGCGATATACGGGAAGAAATCGACCGCATTCGCTTTCATATTCAGGAAGCGCGGCAAAGTTTGAACGAGCAAAGCGCTATCGGGCGCAAAATGGATTTTCTCATGCAGGAATTTAACCGCGAAGCCAATACGCTTAGTGCCAAAGCCGGCGACAATCTATTGAGCAAAGCGGCGGTGGATTTGAAAGTGATTATCGAACAAATGCGCGAACAAGTGCAGAATTTGGAGTAA
- the rph gene encoding ribonuclease PH encodes MRPSHRLADQMRPLSIECDVNCYAEGSALISIGKTKVLCTATVEDKVPPFLRGKNQGWVTAEYSMLPRATHERTARESARGKQQGRTVEIQRLIGRALRAVVDLQALGEHCITIDCDVLQADGGTRTAAISGGFVAMATAIRKLMAQGKLKNNPLHGQLAAVSVGIYNGSPVLDLEYAEDSEAETDMNIVMNDAGAFIEIQGTAEGHAFRREEMNQMLDLAEKGIRGIMEEQRRVLGLGA; translated from the coding sequence ATGCGCCCCAGTCATCGTCTTGCGGATCAAATGCGTCCGCTCAGTATTGAATGTGATGTGAACTGCTATGCGGAAGGCTCCGCCCTCATCAGCATTGGCAAGACGAAAGTACTCTGCACCGCTACCGTCGAAGACAAAGTACCGCCCTTTCTGCGCGGCAAAAATCAAGGCTGGGTCACGGCGGAATACAGCATGCTGCCACGCGCCACGCACGAACGCACGGCACGCGAATCCGCCCGCGGCAAGCAGCAAGGGCGCACGGTAGAAATTCAGCGTCTCATCGGACGGGCTTTGCGCGCCGTTGTCGATTTACAAGCTCTAGGCGAACATTGCATCACTATCGACTGCGATGTCTTGCAAGCCGACGGCGGCACGCGTACCGCCGCCATTAGCGGCGGCTTTGTCGCTATGGCGACAGCCATCCGCAAATTAATGGCGCAAGGCAAATTGAAAAACAATCCCCTGCACGGACAATTGGCGGCGGTATCGGTAGGCATTTACAATGGCAGCCCCGTGCTGGATTTGGAATACGCCGAAGACAGCGAAGCGGAAACCGATATGAATATCGTCATGAACGATGCCGGTGCTTTCATCGAAATACAAGGCACTGCCGAAGGACATGCTTTCCGCCGCGAAGAAATGAATCAAATGCTCGATTTGGCGGAAAAAGGCATTCGGGGAATCATGGAGGAGCAGCGTCGCGTCTTAGGATTGGGTGCATGA
- the rdgB gene encoding RdgB/HAM1 family non-canonical purine NTP pyrophosphatase yields the protein MSDIVLASNNAGKIAEFNALFSGLNLNIIAQGTLGIGEAEENADTFVENALIKARHAAKAGGKAALADDSGLVVPALGGAPGVYSARYAGRHGDDAANNAKLLAELADSAAREAYFVCIIAYLRHADDPLPIIAQGIWQGSIAHSVSGANGFGYDPLFIPQGMNCSSAQLSPEEKNALSHRGQAMQSLMRQLHPLYAKES from the coding sequence ATGAGCGACATCGTCTTAGCCAGCAATAATGCCGGCAAAATCGCCGAGTTCAATGCCCTGTTTTCAGGCTTAAATCTAAACATTATCGCCCAAGGCACATTAGGCATCGGCGAAGCGGAAGAAAATGCCGACACCTTTGTCGAAAACGCCCTGATTAAAGCGCGTCATGCCGCCAAAGCCGGCGGCAAAGCGGCTTTGGCAGACGATTCGGGCTTAGTCGTTCCTGCATTGGGCGGCGCGCCCGGCGTCTATTCCGCACGTTATGCAGGCCGCCACGGCGATGATGCCGCCAATAATGCCAAACTGCTTGCAGAACTTGCAGATAGCGCAGCGCGCGAAGCCTATTTCGTCTGCATCATTGCTTATCTGCGCCATGCCGACGACCCTTTGCCGATTATCGCGCAGGGCATCTGGCAAGGCAGCATTGCGCACTCTGTCAGCGGCGCAAACGGCTTTGGCTATGACCCGCTATTTATCCCGCAAGGCATGAACTGCTCCAGCGCGCAGTTAAGCCCCGAAGAGAAAAATGCCCTTAGCCATCGCGGTCAAGCCATGCAGTCCTTGATGCGACAATTGCATCCGCTTTATGCAAAAGAAAGCTAG
- the ccmC gene encoding heme ABC transporter permease CcmC, giving the protein MEKWAHQWNSPAGFDRLSGNILPWLSPLAWLLLTVGIIWGLAFAPMDYQQKNSFRIIYIHVPSAALSMSIYLMMAVASFVYFVWRIRLAAIFARAAAPFGALVTALALLTGAIWGKPTWGTYWTWDARLTSELILLFIYIAYMSLQMSIDNRDQADRLSAILAIVGVINIPIIHYSVIWWNSLHQGATLFKVSAPSISSSMLYPLLICLAAFYMLFFAYVIREMQNQILKTRIKRLLEV; this is encoded by the coding sequence CTGGAAAAATGGGCGCATCAATGGAACAGTCCGGCAGGTTTTGACCGCTTAAGCGGTAATATCCTGCCTTGGCTCAGCCCCTTGGCTTGGCTACTGCTGACAGTCGGCATCATTTGGGGCTTGGCATTTGCGCCGATGGATTACCAGCAGAAAAACTCTTTCCGCATCATCTATATCCATGTGCCGAGTGCCGCTTTGTCGATGTCGATTTATCTCATGATGGCGGTCGCTTCTTTTGTGTATTTTGTCTGGCGCATACGCTTGGCGGCGATTTTCGCCCGTGCCGCTGCGCCTTTCGGCGCATTAGTCACCGCGCTTGCCTTATTAACCGGCGCAATTTGGGGCAAACCTACTTGGGGCACCTATTGGACTTGGGATGCCCGCCTGACCTCCGAATTGATTCTGCTCTTTATCTATATTGCCTACATGAGCCTGCAAATGAGCATTGACAATCGCGATCAAGCCGATCGCCTAAGCGCCATTCTCGCCATTGTCGGCGTCATCAATATTCCGATTATTCACTATTCCGTAATTTGGTGGAATTCCCTGCATCAGGGCGCGACCTTATTCAAAGTTTCCGCTCCCTCAATTAGCAGTAGCATGCTGTATCCGCTGCTGATTTGTCTGGCAGCGTTTTATATGCTCTTTTTCGCTTATGTGATTCGGGAAATGCAGAATCAAATTTTAAAAACGCGGATTAAGCGTTTATTGGAGGTCTAA
- the ccmD gene encoding heme exporter protein CcmD, with amino-acid sequence MAFANFAEFLQMGKHGAYVWTAYTLVITGLIAIHLITHIRYKRLQAQLAALKKEADTSS; translated from the coding sequence ATGGCATTTGCCAATTTCGCAGAATTTTTACAGATGGGCAAGCACGGCGCTTATGTATGGACGGCTTACACCCTTGTAATAACGGGATTAATCGCTATTCATCTCATCACCCATATCCGTTATAAACGCCTGCAAGCACAGCTTGCCGCGCTCAAAAAAGAGGCAGATACATCATCATGA
- the ccmE gene encoding cytochrome c maturation protein CcmE — MKPVKKKRLYLVTGIFSVCAIAIGLMIYAMGSDLNHYYSLEQIAAGEAPKDQAGIRVGGMVAAGSLQREGETLNISFRITDFRHPELPIRYSGILPDLFREGQGVIARGTLGSDGEFRATEILAKHDENYMPPEVKADMEKSGYQHKSQQGSAP, encoded by the coding sequence ATGAAACCGGTCAAAAAGAAACGTCTATACCTTGTTACGGGGATTTTTTCCGTCTGCGCCATCGCCATCGGACTGATGATTTATGCCATGGGCAGCGATTTAAACCATTACTATTCATTAGAGCAAATCGCCGCCGGCGAAGCGCCTAAAGACCAAGCGGGCATCCGTGTCGGCGGCATGGTGGCGGCTGGCAGTCTGCAACGCGAAGGCGAAACCTTGAACATCTCTTTCCGCATTACCGATTTTCGTCATCCCGAACTGCCGATTCGCTACAGCGGCATCCTGCCTGATTTATTCCGCGAAGGACAAGGCGTTATTGCCCGCGGCACACTCGGCAGCGACGGCGAATTCCGCGCCACCGAAATTTTAGCCAAACACGATGAAAACTATATGCCGCCCGAAGTCAAAGCGGATATGGAAAAAAGCGGCTACCAACACAAAAGCCAGCAAGGAAGTGCGCCTTGA
- a CDS encoding heme lyase CcmF/NrfE family subunit, whose product MIDWGEFGHYALILAAAVAAIAVVSALFAADKLRSTQLVLQASKLQFYLCSFSMLSLGIAFYDNDFSLQYVANHSNSLLPWYYRITAIWGGHEGSLLLWIWMLNLWTYCVAIFSRSLPAGFRTRVLGILSYIALGFYLFILLTSNPFARYDFAPFDGRDLNPLLQDPGLIFHPPLLYAGYVGFAVAFAFVLAGLWQGRLDSLWLRRARPWTLWAWLSLTLGISLGSYWAYYELGWGGWWFWDPVENASLMPWLLGTALIHSLIASEKRSLFRIWTALLAISTFSLCLIGTFLVRSGVLTSVHAFASDATRGIFILALLIAISLPALILLIMRANTISHSGDYAIFSKETGLLINNWLLSGLCLVVFVGTLYPLVADVLSLGKISVGAPYFNRFTVPLALLMLFLMGFYPLLRWKRDRLQRLKPHLGIALVFAAVLTAICMKWLLPHWQHTAALSIFLSAFALAAVLIDYLERIKQQGSKALKPRGAIAGMLLAHAGLIVMIFGITGASLYDEERDISIKEGDSIQMHDYRITLTGLQSYSGANYRSVQGRFLLQKDSDAQFAALLLPAKRNYFSSTMPMTESDRLVTPSHDVYIAMGEEIGANTWAVRVQYKPFISWVWIGSLIMALGGIVAAFDRAYRSRLKEDIA is encoded by the coding sequence TTGATCGACTGGGGAGAATTCGGACATTACGCGCTTATCTTAGCTGCGGCGGTTGCCGCGATTGCCGTCGTCAGCGCCTTATTCGCCGCAGACAAACTCCGCAGCACACAGCTAGTCTTGCAAGCGAGCAAATTGCAGTTTTATTTATGCAGCTTCAGCATGTTGAGCTTAGGCATCGCCTTTTACGACAATGATTTTTCCCTGCAATACGTCGCCAATCACAGTAACAGCCTCCTGCCTTGGTATTACCGCATTACTGCGATTTGGGGCGGACACGAAGGCTCCTTACTGCTTTGGATTTGGATGCTCAATTTATGGACATACTGCGTCGCCATCTTCAGCCGCAGCCTGCCTGCCGGTTTCCGCACTCGCGTATTGGGCATACTCTCCTATATCGCCCTAGGCTTTTATCTCTTTATATTGCTGACCTCCAACCCCTTTGCGCGTTATGATTTTGCGCCCTTTGACGGACGCGATCTCAATCCCCTCCTGCAAGACCCCGGACTCATCTTCCATCCGCCTCTGCTCTATGCCGGCTATGTCGGCTTTGCCGTGGCATTTGCCTTTGTACTTGCCGGCTTATGGCAGGGACGTTTGGACAGTTTATGGCTGCGCCGCGCCCGTCCGTGGACACTCTGGGCATGGCTGAGTCTGACATTGGGCATCAGCCTCGGCAGCTATTGGGCATATTATGAACTCGGCTGGGGCGGCTGGTGGTTTTGGGATCCTGTAGAAAACGCCTCATTGATGCCTTGGCTGCTCGGCACTGCCCTGATTCACAGCTTAATCGCCTCGGAAAAACGCAGCCTGTTCCGCATTTGGACGGCGCTGCTTGCCATTTCGACCTTCTCTTTATGTCTGATCGGCACCTTCCTAGTCCGCTCCGGCGTGCTGACGTCCGTCCATGCCTTTGCCAGCGATGCCACGCGCGGCATCTTTATTCTCGCCCTCTTGATTGCCATCAGCTTACCGGCGCTTATCCTATTGATTATGCGCGCCAATACCATCAGCCATAGCGGCGATTACGCCATCTTTTCCAAAGAAACGGGGCTGCTCATCAATAATTGGCTGCTCTCGGGATTATGCTTGGTCGTCTTTGTCGGCACCCTTTATCCCTTAGTGGCAGACGTACTCTCACTAGGCAAAATCTCGGTCGGCGCACCCTATTTCAACCGCTTTACCGTGCCGCTGGCGTTGCTGATGCTCTTTTTAATGGGCTTTTATCCGCTCCTGCGCTGGAAGCGCGACCGCCTACAGCGCCTCAAGCCGCATCTTGGCATTGCCCTTGTTTTCGCCGCCGTATTAACCGCAATCTGCATGAAATGGCTGCTGCCGCATTGGCAACACACCGCCGCTCTCAGCATCTTTTTAAGCGCCTTTGCTTTAGCGGCGGTATTGATTGATTACCTCGAGCGGATTAAGCAGCAAGGCAGCAAAGCCCTGAAACCGCGCGGTGCCATTGCCGGCATGCTGCTGGCTCACGCGGGTTTAATCGTGATGATTTTCGGCATTACCGGCGCTTCTCTTTATGATGAAGAACGCGATATCAGCATCAAAGAAGGCGACAGCATTCAGATGCACGATTACCGTATCACACTCACAGGACTGCAAAGCTACAGCGGTGCAAACTACCGCTCCGTGCAAGGACGCTTTTTGCTGCAAAAAGACAGCGATGCGCAATTTGCCGCCCTGCTTCTGCCTGCCAAACGCAATTATTTCTCCTCAACCATGCCGATGACCGAATCCGACCGCCTCGTTACCCCCAGCCATGATGTATACATCGCGATGGGCGAAGAAATCGGCGCGAACACATGGGCGGTGCGCGTGCAATACAAACCCTTTATCAGCTGGGTATGGATCGGTTCCTTAATCATGGCATTAGGCGGCATCGTCGCCGCTTTCGACCGCGCCTACCGTAGCCGCCTCAAAGAGGATATCGCATGA
- a CDS encoding DsbE family thiol:disulfide interchange protein, giving the protein MKNKQILLAVILLGAFAGLLFFFVKGLGKDPRSLENTAVGKNINSTQQIKLELPDLFSGEMRSLADMPLPPYLLNVWGSWCPACYTEHPYLLQLSKTIPIVGLNWPANNPNEQADAQRFLQELGNPYQQTLTDISGTTIIDLGVYGAPETFLIGADGSILHRYAGPLNADIWQQQFLPLLKK; this is encoded by the coding sequence ATGAAAAACAAACAAATTCTACTTGCCGTTATTTTATTGGGTGCTTTTGCGGGGCTGCTCTTTTTCTTTGTCAAAGGACTGGGCAAAGACCCGCGCAGCTTGGAAAATACCGCCGTCGGTAAAAACATCAACAGCACGCAGCAAATCAAATTAGAACTGCCCGATTTGTTCAGCGGCGAAATGCGCAGTCTTGCCGACATGCCGCTGCCGCCCTATCTGCTCAACGTATGGGGCAGCTGGTGTCCCGCCTGCTACACCGAGCATCCCTATCTCTTGCAACTAAGCAAAACCATTCCCATCGTCGGACTCAATTGGCCGGCAAATAATCCTAATGAACAGGCGGATGCCCAACGTTTTTTACAAGAACTGGGCAATCCCTATCAGCAAACCCTGACCGATATTAGCGGCACGACCATTATCGATCTAGGCGTTTACGGCGCGCCCGAAACCTTCTTAATCGGCGCAGACGGCAGCATCTTGCACCGCTATGCCGGCCCATTAAACGCCGACATTTGGCAACAGCAATTCCTCCCATTGCTCAAAAAATAA
- the nfsA gene encoding oxygen-insensitive NADPH nitroreductase: MNTIDLLLSHHSVRQFSGQSIAEETLQRLIAGAQAAPTSHYVQAYSIIGITDPALKQALAAISGQAHALNNARLLVFIADFNRHAELLEDKQHLGSAENLLVAAIDASLAAQNLCIAAESLGIGCCYLGSLRNQVAEIIRLLELPRFTFPLFGIALGYPAADADSEQKPRLPMAEIYHQNRYDSRERARHLADYDAQVQAYYAARARGQKNQQWTTQMRDFFSRPRRQEIADVLQSQGFWQL; encoded by the coding sequence ATGAATACTATCGACTTACTTCTTTCTCATCACAGCGTGCGCCAATTCAGCGGGCAAAGCATTGCAGAAGAAACCCTACAGCGCCTGATTGCCGGCGCACAAGCCGCGCCCACCTCACACTATGTGCAAGCCTACAGCATTATCGGCATCACAGACCCCGCGCTCAAACAAGCCCTTGCCGCTATCTCCGGACAAGCCCATGCCTTGAACAACGCCCGTTTACTCGTCTTTATTGCCGATTTCAACCGCCATGCCGAGTTACTGGAAGATAAACAACACCTCGGCAGCGCCGAAAATCTACTGGTTGCCGCCATTGATGCCAGCCTTGCGGCGCAAAACCTCTGCATCGCTGCGGAAAGTCTGGGCATCGGCTGCTGCTATCTCGGTTCATTACGCAATCAAGTCGCAGAAATCATTCGCTTATTAGAATTACCACGCTTTACCTTCCCTCTATTCGGCATCGCTCTGGGCTATCCCGCCGCCGATGCCGACAGCGAACAAAAACCGCGCCTGCCGATGGCAGAAATTTATCATCAAAACCGCTACGACAGCCGCGAACGCGCCCGACATCTCGCCGATTACGACGCGCAAGTACAAGCCTATTATGCCGCCCGCGCACGCGGACAAAAAAACCAGCAATGGACGACGCAAATGCGCGACTTTTTCAGCCGACCACGCCGTCAAGAAATTGCCGACGTTTTACAATCACAGGGATTTTGGCAGTTATGA
- a CDS encoding cytochrome c-type biogenesis protein, which translates to MKRLICILALSFGIHVSHAQAIDSGSQFNTQEEKALYQEMVRVIRCPTCQNQDIAESNAPLAKQLRDLIAEQIKAGKNGDEITDYLVERYGDFITYAPRLQKNTVVLWFAPITFMLFALGFWLFIRHSRQYKQQRLNPEQEAQLQAWLKQYGKVGS; encoded by the coding sequence ATGAAACGCCTTATTTGCATACTCGCACTCAGCTTCGGCATCCATGTCAGCCATGCGCAAGCCATTGACAGCGGCAGCCAATTCAACACGCAGGAAGAAAAAGCCCTCTATCAGGAAATGGTGCGCGTCATCCGCTGCCCCACCTGTCAAAACCAAGACATCGCCGAATCCAATGCCCCGCTTGCCAAACAATTACGCGACCTCATCGCCGAGCAAATCAAAGCCGGAAAAAACGGCGATGAAATCACGGATTATCTGGTAGAACGCTACGGCGATTTCATTACTTATGCGCCGCGCCTGCAAAAAAACACCGTCGTTCTATGGTTTGCACCTATCACATTCATGCTCTTTGCCCTCGGCTTCTGGCTCTTTATCCGCCACAGCCGACAATATAAACAGCAGCGCCTCAATCCGGAACAAGAAGCGCAATTACAGGCATGGCTCAAACAATACGGCAAGGTGGGCTCATGA
- a CDS encoding tetratricopeptide repeat protein encodes MIYLLILLTIASLIYLLGGRPAPIIAREEEARRLIAQYQEHSDADKDPQGKSERDYRLYQELAALLGKDNGGAQGKLSGIIYLLVPACFCLAIMAWQLRGGAEMQRWQGLYRSIGAEIAQHKIYGKNLLDQAAFRQNINQRVNSSGFFPAGSRHTPLLVYCQALQRQLDRSDIIQLDALGHCYSELGLFELAAPVYDRIDHLQPDATNHILAWAQAKTLANPEQPPAPEVMQKLHKLLAVEPDNSLALLFLASAYQQHQQMDKALPLWQQLLTLLPQDDPLYPAIRQAADKARQQLDSGSASQEQNISGDNPHTQNQANASANKSYAVSVSIAPEILAQLPATARLFLIIAPAGQKMPLAVKMLPPQAAQDINISDADSMAGASLSEYPQLVIRALLSPSGTVGDNAVYLLETAADDSRRIELHFKP; translated from the coding sequence ATGATTTACCTGCTCATACTGCTGACCATCGCCAGCCTCATCTACCTACTGGGTGGACGCCCGGCGCCGATTATCGCGCGCGAAGAAGAAGCCCGCCGCCTCATCGCCCAATACCAAGAACACAGCGATGCCGATAAAGACCCGCAAGGAAAAAGCGAAAGAGATTACCGTCTCTACCAAGAGCTCGCCGCCCTGCTCGGCAAAGACAATGGCGGCGCGCAAGGCAAACTCTCCGGCATCATATATCTGCTGGTGCCGGCATGCTTTTGCCTTGCCATCATGGCATGGCAGCTGCGCGGCGGCGCGGAAATGCAGCGCTGGCAGGGGTTATATCGCAGCATCGGCGCAGAAATCGCCCAACATAAAATCTATGGCAAAAACCTGCTCGATCAAGCCGCCTTTAGACAAAACATCAATCAACGGGTCAACAGCTCCGGCTTTTTCCCCGCAGGCAGCCGCCACACCCCGCTGCTTGTCTATTGCCAAGCCCTGCAACGCCAACTGGATCGCAGCGACATCATTCAGCTGGACGCCCTAGGACATTGCTACAGCGAATTAGGACTGTTTGAACTCGCCGCGCCGGTCTATGATCGCATCGACCATCTGCAACCCGATGCCACCAACCATATCTTGGCATGGGCACAAGCCAAAACCCTTGCCAATCCCGAGCAGCCGCCGGCGCCGGAAGTGATGCAGAAACTGCACAAACTGCTCGCCGTCGAGCCGGATAACAGCCTCGCCCTGCTCTTTCTAGCCTCCGCCTATCAGCAGCATCAGCAAATGGACAAAGCCCTGCCCCTATGGCAGCAATTGCTGACACTCCTTCCTCAAGACGACCCACTTTACCCTGCCATACGCCAAGCGGCAGACAAGGCCCGACAACAGCTAGACTCTGGCAGCGCAAGCCAAGAGCAGAACATCAGCGGCGATAATCCTCACACTCAAAACCAAGCAAACGCCAGCGCAAACAAAAGCTATGCGGTCAGCGTCAGCATTGCGCCCGAAATCCTAGCGCAACTGCCTGCCACCGCCCGATTATTCCTCATCATCGCGCCGGCAGGACAGAAAATGCCCTTAGCGGTAAAAATGCTCCCGCCGCAAGCCGCGCAAGACATCAACATCAGCGATGCCGACAGCATGGCAGGCGCCTCGCTGAGCGAATATCCGCAACTGGTCATCCGCGCCCTGCTCAGCCCCTCGGGTACCGTCGGCGACAATGCCGTCTATCTTTTGGAAACAGCGGCAGACGACAGCCGCCGCATCGAACTGCACTTCAAGCCATGA
- the ccmA gene encoding heme ABC exporter ATP-binding protein CcmA yields MTLLISAENISILRGQHLIIRQASLDIPAGQTIHLIGENGSGKTTLLQALAGLLPISAGNIIRHSELLYLGHRAGIKGLLSVTENLYMAARLYHGMNKTAAHAAIPQALAQMGIAHLAQRQARHLSAGQQRRVQLARLWLPSPALWLLDEPLTALDIKTAAVLAAHCENHIDKGGAILLTSHQHFPMTANKLRQIDLSDLSPAQSTAGANHDWDEDSF; encoded by the coding sequence ATGACCTTACTCATCAGTGCAGAAAACATCAGCATCTTACGCGGTCAGCATCTCATCATCCGCCAAGCCTCGTTGGATATTCCGGCAGGACAAACCATTCATCTGATTGGCGAAAACGGCAGCGGCAAAACCACCCTGCTGCAAGCCCTCGCGGGACTGTTACCAATTAGCGCCGGCAACATTATCCGCCATAGCGAACTACTCTATTTAGGACACCGCGCCGGCATCAAAGGGCTGCTCAGTGTCACTGAAAACCTCTACATGGCAGCACGCCTCTATCACGGCATGAACAAAACAGCAGCTCATGCCGCCATCCCTCAAGCCCTAGCACAAATGGGCATCGCACATCTTGCCCAACGCCAAGCCCGCCACCTCTCCGCAGGGCAGCAGCGCCGCGTGCAACTCGCCCGTTTATGGCTGCCTAGCCCCGCATTATGGCTGCTGGACGAACCCCTGACCGCACTGGATATCAAAACTGCCGCCGTACTCGCCGCACATTGTGAAAACCACATCGACAAAGGCGGCGCCATCCTCCTGACCTCGCACCAACACTTTCCCATGACGGCAAACAAACTCAGGCAAATCGACCTTAGCGATTTAAGCCCTGCGCAAAGCACCGCAGGAGCAAATCACGACTGGGATGAGGACAGTTTTTAA